A section of the Streptomyces xinghaiensis S187 genome encodes:
- the cobT gene encoding nicotinate-nucleotide--dimethylbenzimidazole phosphoribosyltransferase: MTDTGRIPDEGLPENGGQQEAPQHATPAVPADDPSLNQDALQQDPLLHHGTPGAGYAYHGPAEPAAPSGDDDLLLMPGTQGAWSEQPAYDPLTDPLPDPLTGPLPQPEAGPASAYTPAPAPYEQQQTSYEQQSYEPRQSYEQQPYEQRQPYEQQPHDQQPYIPRPAVEQPFTGQPRSGPAAPAPQHTPARRPLRPGPPVPEQGGTTGGVVRSLADRGPAGAPARQFPGMAPAPARTQVPRQQPPVTIPAYAQQPSATLPGPQLGEIPAQNGPWSGQPAATDAARTPVPAAAVPGQAAAEPAETGTADDGTDAGAGAAGAAAPPSPEAAAAVPVPEQAPRPVPEEPGDDGGQQPAAVLAGTETEGGPGTAPATAAGEAGPADGADPAAAPAAPGEDPSDAEPAASAAGPEESSPAPAAAGPAAPVAALPDEATATDTGATAAPGAPEPTAEAVPDTAAGSPDAAPAASPASTASADEAPEHAAGRSRRGRRRAAPASPQDPATAAAPAGAESTPAGPAGDGVPPDAAAAGPQGTPAGPDAPVAVAVAVAVAEQSGAEEAGAGEEERPAKVAAGTGRRRRAARPAAAEPDSAPGPQAGAAETVPALPETEQAPEGRETAPAAAPEAEPAAGPGAPGSAGDAAESATTAAEPSTTPAEAPVDAAAQEPPVAQQAPDGSGTPDAAALDTGSVPTDAGSPPVGDGSVPAAGETPVEPGTDGATAPGEEAGPDPVAGPDTAAGTEPGTGADAGTAAQAVEPDTAAPGPETGAPAPGTESAEPEAAQPAAEPETTGADASGVRPEESGVVAGNEAGPGGPGAPETVPETAEPSAIEPEAAGPAAPGQPTVAGQPATEPENTPAGPVADASADPAPGGTTPVTDPSVSEPSASEPSASEPPAPQPSGSGPSVAGPAAAAEETAPAGPGSATGPDTAPDTVPAPDAATTTGATPIPDADPAPDPGIALADRLLSARSAPRSGALASAPEPARPASPEQGTGADRPDQPDQPDRPGEADRSEEPAPHSGPRAPGFGEAEREAVLRVMRERRDIRNGFRKDPVPHDVLLRVLEAAHHAPSVGHSQPWDFVVIRSAETRRAMHELAVRQREAYAKSLPKARAKQFKELKIEAILDTPVNIVVTADPTRGGRHTLGRHTQPQMAPYSSALAVENLWLAARAEGLGVGWVSFFDEREMVRVLGLPEHLEVVAYLCVGYVDEFPAEPELAQAGWSKRRPLSWVVHEETYGRRALPGEEPHDLLAETLQGIRPLDAKALGEAWERQKRMTKPAGALGMLEIISAQLSGLSRKCPPPVPEPAVVAIFAGDHGVHAQGVTPWPQEVTGQMVANFLGGGAVCNAFARQIGAEVCVVDVGVAGDLPSTPGLLPRKVRAGTGDFTAGPALEREEVLRAVEVGIETARDLVAAGNKALLTGEMGIANTTVSAALISVFTEKDPAEVTGRGTGISDETHARKVDVVRRGLELHRPDPEDPVGVLAAVGGLEHAALVGLILGGASLRTPVILDGVSAGAAALVARAIAPEALAACIAGHRSAEPGHLAALTKLGLRPLVDLDLRLGEGTGALLALPVVQSAARAMHEVATFDSAGVTEKS; this comes from the coding sequence ATGACTGACACCGGCCGGATCCCGGACGAGGGGCTGCCGGAGAACGGCGGACAGCAGGAGGCACCGCAGCACGCCACTCCCGCCGTCCCCGCGGACGACCCGTCGCTCAACCAGGACGCGCTCCAGCAGGACCCCTTGCTCCACCACGGCACCCCGGGCGCCGGGTACGCCTACCACGGCCCCGCGGAGCCGGCGGCCCCCTCCGGGGACGACGACCTGCTGCTGATGCCCGGCACCCAGGGCGCCTGGAGCGAGCAGCCCGCGTACGACCCGCTGACCGATCCGCTGCCCGACCCCCTGACGGGGCCGCTGCCGCAGCCGGAGGCCGGGCCGGCCTCCGCGTACACGCCCGCGCCGGCGCCGTACGAGCAGCAGCAGACGTCCTACGAGCAGCAGTCCTACGAGCCGCGGCAGTCGTACGAGCAGCAGCCGTACGAGCAGCGGCAGCCCTACGAGCAGCAGCCGCACGACCAGCAGCCGTACATTCCGCGCCCCGCCGTCGAACAGCCGTTCACCGGGCAGCCCCGGTCCGGACCGGCCGCTCCCGCGCCCCAGCACACTCCCGCCCGGCGGCCGCTCCGCCCGGGCCCGCCGGTGCCCGAGCAGGGCGGTACGACCGGCGGTGTCGTCCGCTCGCTCGCCGACCGCGGCCCCGCGGGCGCCCCCGCCCGGCAGTTCCCCGGGATGGCGCCCGCCCCGGCGCGGACCCAGGTGCCCCGGCAGCAGCCGCCGGTGACCATCCCGGCGTACGCGCAGCAGCCGTCCGCCACGCTCCCGGGCCCGCAGCTCGGTGAGATCCCGGCGCAGAACGGCCCCTGGTCCGGGCAGCCGGCCGCGACGGACGCCGCGCGAACACCCGTCCCGGCGGCGGCCGTCCCCGGGCAGGCGGCGGCCGAACCCGCGGAGACCGGCACCGCCGATGACGGCACGGATGCCGGCGCCGGTGCCGCGGGAGCCGCCGCCCCGCCCTCGCCCGAGGCCGCAGCGGCCGTTCCCGTCCCCGAGCAGGCGCCACGGCCGGTGCCGGAGGAGCCCGGCGACGACGGCGGACAGCAGCCTGCCGCCGTCCTCGCCGGGACCGAGACGGAGGGCGGCCCGGGAACTGCCCCGGCGACCGCGGCCGGGGAGGCCGGTCCGGCCGACGGCGCGGACCCGGCCGCCGCACCCGCCGCACCCGGCGAGGACCCGTCCGACGCCGAGCCGGCCGCCTCCGCCGCCGGGCCGGAGGAGTCCTCTCCGGCCCCGGCCGCCGCCGGTCCCGCCGCGCCCGTCGCCGCGCTGCCGGACGAGGCCACGGCAACGGACACCGGGGCCACGGCGGCACCCGGGGCTCCCGAGCCCACGGCCGAGGCGGTCCCCGACACGGCGGCCGGCAGCCCGGACGCGGCTCCCGCCGCGTCCCCCGCTTCCACGGCCTCCGCCGACGAGGCCCCGGAGCACGCCGCGGGCAGGAGCCGGCGCGGCCGGCGCCGTGCGGCTCCCGCCTCCCCGCAGGACCCGGCAACCGCGGCCGCACCGGCCGGCGCGGAGAGCACCCCCGCCGGGCCCGCCGGTGACGGTGTCCCACCGGACGCTGCCGCTGCGGGCCCCCAGGGAACACCGGCCGGACCGGACGCCCCCGTGGCGGTCGCCGTGGCCGTGGCCGTCGCCGAACAGTCCGGTGCCGAAGAGGCCGGGGCCGGGGAGGAGGAGCGGCCCGCGAAGGTCGCCGCGGGAACGGGCCGACGGCGCCGGGCAGCCCGCCCCGCGGCCGCCGAGCCGGACTCCGCGCCCGGACCGCAGGCCGGAGCCGCGGAGACGGTCCCGGCCCTCCCGGAGACGGAGCAGGCTCCGGAAGGCCGGGAGACCGCACCGGCCGCCGCACCGGAAGCGGAGCCGGCCGCCGGGCCGGGAGCGCCGGGGAGCGCGGGCGACGCCGCAGAGTCCGCGACGACGGCGGCCGAGCCCTCAACCACCCCGGCGGAAGCGCCGGTCGACGCAGCCGCGCAGGAACCGCCGGTCGCACAGCAGGCACCCGACGGCTCCGGGACGCCCGATGCGGCCGCCCTCGACACCGGCTCCGTGCCCACCGACGCCGGCTCCCCGCCCGTCGGCGACGGCTCCGTACCGGCCGCGGGCGAGACCCCCGTCGAGCCCGGAACCGACGGAGCCACCGCCCCCGGCGAGGAGGCCGGGCCGGACCCCGTTGCCGGACCGGACACGGCAGCCGGGACAGAGCCCGGCACCGGAGCGGATGCCGGTACGGCCGCTCAGGCGGTCGAGCCGGACACGGCCGCACCCGGGCCCGAGACCGGTGCTCCCGCCCCCGGGACGGAGAGCGCCGAGCCGGAAGCCGCTCAGCCGGCCGCCGAGCCGGAGACGACCGGAGCGGATGCTTCCGGAGTACGGCCGGAGGAATCCGGCGTGGTGGCCGGCAACGAGGCCGGCCCCGGTGGACCGGGGGCGCCGGAGACCGTTCCCGAGACGGCGGAGCCGAGCGCTATCGAGCCGGAGGCGGCCGGACCCGCTGCCCCGGGGCAGCCAACCGTCGCCGGACAGCCCGCCACCGAACCGGAAAACACCCCGGCCGGGCCCGTCGCCGACGCCTCCGCGGACCCCGCGCCGGGAGGGACCACACCCGTAACGGACCCCTCCGTCTCCGAGCCCTCCGCTTCCGAGCCCTCTGCTTCCGAGCCCCCCGCGCCCCAGCCCTCCGGCTCCGGGCCGTCCGTAGCCGGACCGGCCGCTGCCGCCGAGGAGACCGCCCCCGCGGGCCCCGGCTCCGCCACCGGTCCCGACACCGCCCCCGACACCGTTCCGGCGCCCGACGCCGCAACCACCACCGGAGCCACTCCCATTCCCGACGCCGACCCCGCACCCGACCCCGGTATCGCCCTCGCGGACCGGCTCCTCTCCGCCCGCTCCGCCCCGCGATCCGGCGCCCTCGCCTCCGCACCGGAGCCCGCGCGCCCGGCGAGCCCCGAACAGGGCACCGGCGCGGACCGGCCGGATCAGCCGGATCAGCCGGACCGGCCCGGAGAGGCGGACCGGTCCGAGGAGCCCGCGCCGCACTCCGGCCCCCGGGCCCCCGGCTTCGGCGAGGCCGAACGCGAAGCCGTCCTCCGCGTCATGCGGGAACGCCGCGACATCCGCAACGGCTTCCGCAAGGACCCCGTACCGCACGACGTGCTGCTGCGGGTCCTGGAGGCGGCGCACCACGCGCCCAGCGTGGGGCACTCCCAGCCCTGGGACTTCGTGGTCATCCGCTCCGCCGAGACCCGCCGGGCCATGCACGAACTGGCCGTCCGCCAACGCGAGGCGTACGCCAAGTCGCTGCCCAAGGCCCGGGCGAAGCAGTTCAAGGAACTCAAGATCGAGGCGATCCTCGACACCCCGGTCAACATCGTGGTCACCGCCGACCCCACTCGCGGCGGCCGCCACACCCTCGGCCGGCACACCCAGCCGCAGATGGCCCCGTACTCCTCCGCGCTCGCCGTCGAGAACCTCTGGCTCGCCGCGCGCGCCGAGGGACTCGGCGTCGGCTGGGTGAGCTTCTTCGACGAGCGCGAGATGGTCCGGGTGCTCGGTCTGCCCGAGCACTTGGAGGTCGTCGCGTACCTCTGCGTCGGCTACGTCGACGAGTTCCCGGCCGAGCCGGAGCTGGCGCAGGCGGGCTGGTCGAAGCGGCGCCCGCTGTCCTGGGTGGTGCACGAGGAGACGTACGGCCGGCGCGCCCTGCCCGGCGAGGAGCCGCACGACCTGCTGGCGGAGACCCTGCAGGGCATCCGCCCGCTGGACGCGAAGGCGCTCGGCGAGGCGTGGGAACGGCAGAAGCGGATGACGAAGCCCGCCGGCGCCCTCGGCATGCTGGAGATCATCTCGGCCCAGCTCAGCGGGCTCTCCCGGAAGTGCCCGCCGCCGGTCCCGGAGCCCGCCGTCGTGGCGATCTTCGCCGGGGACCACGGCGTGCACGCCCAGGGCGTCACCCCGTGGCCGCAGGAGGTGACGGGCCAGATGGTCGCCAACTTCCTCGGCGGGGGAGCGGTGTGCAACGCCTTCGCCCGCCAGATCGGCGCCGAGGTCTGCGTGGTCGACGTCGGGGTGGCCGGCGACCTGCCGAGCACGCCCGGCCTGCTTCCGCGCAAGGTCCGGGCGGGCACCGGGGACTTCACCGCCGGGCCCGCGCTGGAGCGCGAGGAGGTGCTGCGCGCGGTGGAGGTGGGCATCGAGACCGCCCGGGACCTGGTCGCCGCGGGCAACAAGGCGCTCCTCACCGGTGAGATGGGCATCGCCAACACCACCGTCTCCGCCGCGCTGATCTCCGTCTTCACGGAGAAGGACCCGGCCGAGGTCACCGGCCGCGGCACCGGCATCAGCGACGAGACGCACGCCCGCAAGGTGGACGTCGTACGGCGCGGACTGGAGCTGCACCGGCCGGACCCGGAGGACCCGGTCGGTGTGCTCGCCGCGGTCGGCGGCCTGGAGCACGCCGCGCTGGTGGGCCTCATCCTCGGCGGCGCCTCGCTGCGCACCCCGGTGATCCTGGACGGGGTCAGCGCCGGGGCGGCCGCGCTGGTGGCCCGGGCGATCGCCCCCGAGGCGCTCGCCGCCTGCATCGCGGGGCACCGCAGCGCCGAACCCGGCCACCTGGCGGCCCTCACCAAGCTGGGACTGCGGCCCCTGGTCGACCTCGACCTGCGGCTCGGCGAGGGCACGGGCGCCCTGCTGGCCCTGCCGGTGGTGCAGAGCGCGGCCCGGGCGATGCACGAGGTCGCCACGTTCGACTCGGCCGGCGTCACGGAGAAGTCCTAG
- a CDS encoding aminoglycoside phosphotransferase family protein, with the protein MTGSLAGELAGIAARAATRPPAGPEPGAPGPPGSAVPRPRDGSAHGAGSPGFPDGTGSTASTDGPGSTDGPGSTGGASGTGDSGSTGSAGDPGDAGRPVVLADRPDGTVVRLGSVVAKAHPADSDRQALAVRLGIAAHPLLDGILLAPLPVPAEPPEPGRTPSPSPGRTPPPVSALLTELRGGRPATLWPHGLPVSPDDPDAAPWEETAALLARLHAVPPGPLPGPVPPVHGPAKVATALRRLRGVPPSPGAAAVLRAAGRLPAWARGEEPPPGGAAGHTLCHGDLHLGQLVRSPAPGGPWLLIDVDDLGLGPPVWDLARPAAWYATGLLAPEDWTRFLGAYRSAGGPALPAGGDPWPYLDVPARALTVQSAAQALAKAAAGRRALDEPEEALVDACARMAGFPVEPPAGARASVVG; encoded by the coding sequence ATGACCGGGTCACTCGCCGGTGAACTCGCCGGCATCGCCGCACGGGCCGCGACGCGGCCTCCGGCCGGTCCGGAGCCCGGAGCGCCCGGGCCGCCGGGGAGCGCGGTCCCGCGCCCGCGTGACGGCAGTGCCCACGGTGCCGGGAGCCCGGGCTTCCCCGACGGCACCGGAAGCACCGCGAGCACCGACGGCCCCGGCAGCACCGACGGCCCCGGCAGCACCGGCGGCGCCAGCGGCACCGGGGACAGCGGGAGCACCGGGAGCGCGGGCGATCCCGGCGACGCGGGCCGGCCCGTCGTCCTCGCCGACCGCCCGGACGGCACCGTGGTCCGGCTCGGCTCCGTCGTCGCCAAGGCCCACCCCGCCGACAGCGACCGCCAAGCCCTGGCCGTACGCCTCGGCATCGCCGCTCACCCCCTCCTCGACGGGATCCTCCTCGCCCCGCTGCCGGTCCCCGCGGAGCCCCCGGAGCCCGGCCGGACCCCGTCCCCTTCCCCGGGCCGGACCCCGCCCCCGGTCTCCGCCCTTCTGACGGAGCTGCGCGGCGGCCGCCCCGCCACCCTCTGGCCGCACGGCCTCCCGGTGTCCCCGGACGATCCGGACGCCGCGCCCTGGGAGGAGACGGCGGCCCTGCTCGCCCGGCTCCACGCCGTACCGCCGGGCCCGCTGCCCGGCCCGGTTCCGCCCGTGCACGGCCCCGCCAAGGTCGCGACGGCGCTGCGGCGGCTGCGGGGCGTGCCGCCCTCCCCCGGGGCCGCCGCCGTCCTGCGGGCGGCCGGGCGGCTGCCGGCCTGGGCGCGCGGCGAGGAGCCGCCGCCCGGCGGCGCGGCGGGCCACACCCTCTGCCACGGCGACCTCCACCTCGGCCAGCTCGTCCGGAGCCCCGCCCCCGGCGGCCCCTGGCTGCTGATCGACGTGGACGACCTGGGCCTCGGCCCGCCGGTGTGGGACCTCGCCCGCCCCGCCGCCTGGTACGCCACGGGCCTGCTCGCCCCGGAGGACTGGACCCGCTTCCTCGGCGCCTACCGGTCCGCGGGGGGCCCCGCCCTGCCCGCCGGGGGCGACCCGTGGCCGTATCTCGACGTGCCCGCCCGGGCGTTGACGGTCCAGTCGGCGGCCCAGGCGCTGGCCAAGGCCGCGGCGGGGCGCCGGGCGCTCGACGAGCCGGAAGAGGCGCTGGTCGACGCCTGCGCGCGGATGGCCGGGTTCCCGGTGGAACCCCCGGCCGGGGCCCGGGCGTCCGTCGTAGGGTGA
- the cbiE gene encoding precorrin-6y C5,15-methyltransferase (decarboxylating) subunit CbiE: MADRVTVIGWDGSPLTAAARSALGAATLVAGAPHHLELPEVPPAAERIRLGSLDLAARRIVGHRGTAVVLADGDPGFFGVVRTLRAPEHGLEVEVVPAVSSVAAAFARAGMAWDDARIVTAHSRDLRRAVNVCRAHSKVAVLTAPGAGPAELALLLGPVHRTFVICEELGTDRERVTVLTSDKVADHTWRDPNVVLSIGGFASPVTQQAAWLAGGDTALATGPRGWALPAQSYGGVLSEAETAQLRAAQLARLGPRVGDLVWDIGCGSGAAAVEAARLGAAVIAVDRDPGALVVAGDNARRYGVQIQTVHGTAPHILEDLPEPDTIRIGGGGAPVVAACAARRPERIVTHARTRDGAEAVGRALTDGGYGVECALIQTVELDTSQDTGWAERQRDVGFFLCGHRIGRPL; encoded by the coding sequence CCTCGTCGCCGGCGCGCCCCACCATCTGGAGCTGCCCGAAGTGCCGCCCGCCGCCGAGCGGATCAGGCTCGGCAGCCTCGATCTCGCCGCCCGCCGCATCGTCGGCCACCGCGGCACCGCCGTCGTGCTCGCCGACGGCGACCCCGGCTTCTTCGGCGTCGTCCGCACCCTCCGCGCCCCCGAACACGGGCTGGAGGTCGAGGTGGTGCCCGCCGTCTCGTCCGTCGCGGCCGCCTTCGCCCGCGCGGGCATGGCCTGGGACGACGCGCGGATCGTCACCGCCCACAGCCGCGATCTGCGCCGGGCCGTCAACGTCTGCCGGGCCCACAGCAAGGTCGCCGTCCTCACGGCGCCCGGCGCCGGTCCGGCCGAACTCGCCCTGCTGCTGGGCCCGGTGCACCGCACGTTCGTCATCTGCGAGGAACTCGGCACCGACCGGGAGCGGGTCACCGTCCTCACCTCGGACAAGGTCGCGGACCACACCTGGCGCGACCCGAACGTCGTGCTGTCCATCGGCGGCTTCGCCTCCCCGGTCACCCAGCAGGCCGCCTGGCTGGCCGGCGGCGACACCGCCCTGGCCACCGGGCCGCGCGGCTGGGCGCTGCCCGCCCAGAGCTACGGAGGCGTCCTCTCCGAGGCGGAGACCGCGCAGCTCCGGGCCGCCCAACTCGCCCGGCTGGGGCCGCGCGTGGGCGACCTCGTCTGGGACATCGGCTGCGGCAGCGGTGCGGCCGCGGTCGAGGCGGCCCGGCTCGGCGCCGCCGTCATCGCCGTCGACCGGGACCCCGGGGCCCTGGTCGTCGCCGGCGACAACGCCCGCCGCTACGGCGTGCAGATCCAGACGGTGCACGGTACGGCGCCGCACATCCTGGAGGATCTGCCCGAACCGGACACGATCCGGATCGGCGGCGGGGGAGCCCCGGTCGTCGCGGCGTGCGCCGCCCGGCGGCCCGAGCGCATCGTCACGCACGCCAGGACCCGGGACGGCGCGGAAGCCGTCGGCCGGGCTCTCACCGACGGCGGATACGGCGTCGAATGTGCCTTGATCCAGACTGTGGAGTTGGACACGTCGCAGGACACGGGATGGGCCGAACGCCAGCGTGACGTGGGCTTTTTCCTGTGCGGGCACAGGATCGGCCGTCCGCTCTGA
- a CDS encoding serine/threonine-protein kinase, with amino-acid sequence MAMMRLRREDPRVVGSFRLHRRLGAGGMGVVYLGSDKRGQRVALKVIRPDLAEDQEFRSRFAREVSAARRIRGGCTARLVAADLEAERPWFATQYVPGPSLHDKVVEEGPLSAARTAAIGAALAEGLLAVHEAGVVHRDLKPSNILLSPKGPRIIDFGIAWATGASTLTHVGTAVGSPGFLAPEQVRGAAVTPATDVFALGATLAYCATADSPFGQGSSEVMLYRVVHEEPQLHGVHDALAPLIRACLAKDPKERPTTLQLSMRLKEIAARETHGPLPDARLAPSRLPADRPGGRHGEHPGADRAQQRAERGPAGTAPGPSRTRGPAQAPSRGGPRSGARPAGRRVPRERPPASRAGRGTGTRPPARTNGTGRRPAPGPDRRLLRQRLVVFVTVTVLVALGIAAAQGCEGPARGLTGPSEPFGADRVTDGAGRGPDAGPAPFGADRRG; translated from the coding sequence ATGGCGATGATGCGGCTCCGGCGCGAGGACCCGCGTGTCGTCGGCTCGTTCAGGCTTCACCGGCGGCTGGGCGCCGGCGGCATGGGCGTGGTGTACCTGGGCTCGGACAAGCGCGGTCAGCGGGTGGCGCTCAAGGTGATCCGGCCGGATCTGGCGGAGGACCAGGAGTTCCGGTCCCGCTTCGCGCGCGAGGTGTCCGCGGCCCGCCGGATCCGCGGCGGCTGCACGGCCCGGCTGGTGGCGGCCGATCTGGAGGCGGAGCGGCCGTGGTTCGCCACCCAGTACGTCCCGGGGCCGTCGCTGCACGACAAGGTGGTCGAGGAAGGCCCGCTGTCGGCGGCCCGTACCGCCGCGATCGGGGCGGCCCTCGCGGAGGGGCTGCTGGCCGTCCACGAGGCGGGCGTCGTGCACCGCGACCTCAAGCCCTCGAACATCCTGCTCTCCCCCAAGGGCCCGCGGATCATCGACTTCGGCATCGCCTGGGCGACCGGCGCCAGCACCCTGACCCATGTCGGCACGGCGGTCGGATCCCCGGGCTTCCTGGCGCCCGAACAGGTGCGCGGCGCGGCGGTCACGCCCGCGACCGACGTCTTCGCGCTGGGTGCCACGCTCGCCTACTGCGCGACCGCCGACTCGCCCTTCGGGCAGGGCAGTTCCGAGGTCATGCTCTACCGGGTGGTGCACGAGGAACCGCAGCTGCACGGGGTGCACGACGCGCTCGCGCCGCTGATCCGGGCCTGCCTGGCCAAGGACCCCAAGGAGCGGCCGACGACCCTTCAGCTCTCCATGCGGCTGAAGGAGATCGCGGCACGGGAGACGCACGGGCCGCTGCCGGACGCACGGCTGGCCCCCTCCCGGCTCCCGGCCGACCGCCCCGGCGGGCGGCACGGCGAGCACCCCGGCGCCGACCGGGCGCAGCAGCGCGCGGAGCGCGGACCGGCGGGCACGGCTCCGGGCCCTTCCCGCACTCGCGGGCCGGCCCAGGCTCCGTCGCGCGGCGGTCCGCGCTCGGGGGCGCGCCCGGCGGGCAGACGCGTGCCGCGTGAGCGGCCCCCCGCGTCCCGCGCGGGGCGCGGTACGGGCACGCGCCCCCCGGCCCGGACGAACGGCACGGGGCGCCGGCCCGCGCCCGGACCGGACCGGCGGCTGCTGCGTCAGCGGCTGGTGGTGTTCGTGACGGTGACGGTGCTGGTCGCGCTGGGGATCGCCGCGGCACAGGGCTGCGAGGGCCCCGCCCGGGGTCTGACGGGCCCGTCGGAGCCGTTCGGCGCGGACCGGGTCACGGACGGTGCCGGCCGCGGCCCGGACGCGGGTCCGGCCCCGTTCGGCGCGGACCGGCGGGGCTGA
- the cobA gene encoding uroporphyrinogen-III C-methyltransferase yields MTRNDDARPAPAHARTPEPAPATAYPVGLRLAGRRVVVLGGGQVAQRRLPGLVAAGADVLLISPSATPSVEAMATAGEVRWERRRYRPGDLGGAWYALISTDDPEANAAASAEAETSRVWCVRSDDAGAATAWTPATGRSEGVTVAVLTGQDPRRSAAVRDAIVEGLRDGTLAAPRHRARTPGVALVGGGPGDPDLITVRGRRLLAEADVVIADRLGPRDLLDELPPHVEVIDAAKIPYGRFMAQEAINNALIEHAKAGRAVVRLKGGDPYVFGRGMEEAEALAEAGIPCTVVPGISSSISVPAAAGIPVTHRGVAHEFTVVSGHVAPDDPRSLVDWAALARLQGTLVLLMAVDKIGPISEALVAHGRAPETPVAVVQEGTTAAQRRVDATLATVARRVADEGVRPPAVIVIGEVVTVGRRTGGG; encoded by the coding sequence ATGACCCGAAACGACGACGCCCGGCCGGCGCCCGCGCACGCCCGCACGCCGGAACCCGCGCCGGCCACCGCCTACCCCGTCGGCCTGCGCCTCGCCGGCCGCCGGGTGGTCGTGCTCGGCGGGGGACAGGTCGCCCAGCGCCGGCTGCCCGGACTGGTCGCCGCCGGCGCGGACGTGCTGCTGATCTCGCCGTCCGCCACCCCGTCCGTGGAGGCCATGGCCACGGCGGGCGAGGTCCGCTGGGAGCGCCGCCGCTACCGGCCGGGCGACCTCGGCGGAGCCTGGTACGCGCTCATCTCCACCGACGACCCCGAGGCCAACGCCGCCGCCTCCGCCGAGGCCGAGACCAGCCGCGTCTGGTGCGTACGGAGCGACGACGCCGGGGCCGCCACCGCCTGGACGCCCGCCACCGGCCGCAGCGAGGGCGTGACCGTCGCCGTGCTCACCGGCCAGGACCCGCGCCGCTCCGCCGCCGTGCGCGACGCCATCGTCGAGGGCCTGCGGGACGGCACCCTCGCCGCGCCCCGCCACCGCGCCCGCACCCCCGGCGTCGCCCTGGTCGGCGGCGGCCCCGGCGACCCGGACCTGATCACCGTGCGCGGACGCAGGCTGCTCGCCGAGGCGGACGTGGTCATCGCCGACCGGCTCGGTCCCCGCGACCTCCTGGACGAACTCCCGCCGCACGTCGAGGTGATCGACGCGGCGAAGATCCCGTACGGCCGGTTCATGGCCCAGGAGGCCATCAACAACGCGCTGATCGAGCACGCCAAGGCGGGCAGGGCGGTGGTCCGGCTCAAGGGCGGCGACCCGTACGTCTTCGGGCGGGGTATGGAGGAGGCCGAGGCGCTCGCCGAGGCGGGCATCCCCTGCACGGTCGTTCCCGGCATCTCCAGCTCCATCAGCGTGCCCGCGGCGGCCGGCATCCCCGTCACGCACCGCGGCGTGGCCCATGAGTTCACCGTGGTCAGCGGGCATGTCGCCCCCGACGACCCGCGCTCGCTGGTGGACTGGGCGGCGCTGGCACGGCTGCAGGGCACGCTGGTGCTGCTCATGGCCGTCGACAAGATCGGCCCGATCTCCGAGGCGCTGGTCGCGCACGGCCGCGCCCCGGAGACGCCGGTCGCCGTCGTCCAGGAGGGCACCACCGCCGCCCAGCGCCGGGTGGACGCGACCCTGGCCACGGTGGCACGGCGCGTCGCCGACGAGGGCGTACGGCCGCCCGCGGTGATCGTCATCGGCGAGGTCGTGACGGTCGGGCGGCGGACCGGCGGGGGATGA
- a CDS encoding TrmH family RNA methyltransferase produces the protein MAELITVDDPGDPRLRDYTDLTDVELRRRREPAEGLFIAEGEKVIRRALSAGYPLRSLLLSAKWAEAMRDLLATLNAPVYVVDPGLAERVTGYHVHRGALASLHRKPLPTAGELLADARRVAVMEAVNDHTNIGAVFRSAAALGMDAVLLSPDCADPLYRRSVKVSMGAVFSVPYARLDAWPRGLDAVRAAGFELLALTPDEKAVTLDEAAPHRLEKVALMLGAEGTGLSRRALAAAGTWVRIPMAHGVDSLNVGAAAAVAFYAVAPGRPTG, from the coding sequence GTGGCTGAACTCATCACGGTCGACGACCCCGGCGACCCCCGGCTGCGCGACTACACGGACCTCACCGACGTCGAACTGCGCCGCCGCAGGGAGCCGGCCGAGGGCCTGTTCATCGCGGAGGGCGAGAAGGTGATCCGGCGGGCGCTCTCCGCCGGCTACCCGCTGCGCTCCCTGCTCCTCTCCGCCAAGTGGGCCGAGGCGATGCGCGACCTCCTCGCGACCCTGAACGCCCCGGTGTACGTGGTCGACCCGGGCCTCGCCGAGCGCGTCACGGGCTATCACGTGCACCGGGGCGCCCTCGCCTCCCTGCACCGCAAACCCCTCCCCACGGCGGGGGAGCTGCTCGCGGACGCCCGCCGGGTCGCTGTCATGGAGGCCGTCAACGACCACACCAACATCGGGGCGGTCTTCCGCAGCGCGGCGGCCCTCGGCATGGACGCCGTGCTGCTCTCCCCGGACTGCGCCGATCCGCTCTACCGGCGCTCGGTGAAGGTCTCCATGGGCGCCGTCTTCTCCGTCCCCTACGCCCGGCTGGACGCCTGGCCGCGCGGGCTGGACGCGGTGCGCGCCGCCGGATTCGAGCTGCTCGCCCTGACCCCCGACGAGAAGGCCGTGACGCTCGACGAGGCGGCGCCGCACCGGCTGGAGAAGGTCGCACTGATGCTCGGAGCGGAGGGCACCGGACTGTCCCGGCGGGCGCTCGCGGCCGCCGGGACCTGGGTGCGCATCCCGATGGCTCACGGGGTGGACTCGCTCAACGTGGGCGCCGCCGCGGCCGTGGCGTTCTACGCGGTCGCCCCGGGCCGGCCCACCGGCTGA